A single window of Nicotiana tomentosiformis chromosome 1, ASM39032v3, whole genome shotgun sequence DNA harbors:
- the LOC138891617 gene encoding uncharacterized protein, translated as MEIYIKSYDVKVWCVIKKENYPLPTADQPPADPEDIDEYTDEKMVVVQVNNKARNFLYDAISEEEYEKSLSCDTAKEMWDELEVTYEGASKRKIVALESQDLNKLSYGELRGDLIAFEKTHLKKTYQEEKKKAVAFKTTTEGPENDTDSNPESLEEEITMVSRNMDGLMRRYINTRRGRMPSKRTRKYNEQDKNDGKCYECGRYVHVQAECPDLKRKVSKGFNKNKSFRRWSNEDNSEHEEIANMYFMTILENNMNKYSGCWTDEDASDDECKEDTENCFMTLGERSEVRSYNYDRCNEIQDSLDLTLKESQRMLNELRRLNREKKDWELKLEVCEI; from the exons ATGGAAATTTATATAAAATCCTATGATGTCAAAGTATGGTGCGTTATCAAAAAGGAAAACTATCCACTACCAACAGCAGATCAACCACCCGCTGATCCTGAAGATATAGATGAATACACAGACGAAAAAATGGTGGTTGTTCAAGTTAATAATAAAGCACGAAACTTTCTCTATGATGCTATAAGTGAAGAAGAGTATGAGAAAAGTTTAAGCTGTGATACAGCTAAAGAAATGTGGGACGAACTGGAAGTCACTTATGAAGGAGCCAGCAAA AGAAAAATAGTCGCACTCGAATCTCAAGATCTAAACAAACTTTCATATGGTGAATTACGAGGAGATCTTATAGCATTTGAGAAAACCCATCTCAAGAAAACATAtcaggaagaaaagaagaaagcaGTTGCCTTCAAAACTACAACAGAAGGACCTGAAAATGATACTGATAGCAACCCAGAATCTCTTGAAGAAGAAATTACCATGGTATCAAGAAACATGGATGGATTGATGAGAAGGTATATAAACACAAGAAGGGGAAGGATGCCATCCAAGCGAACCAGGAAATACAATGAACAAGACAAGAATGATGGaaagtgttatgagtgtggaaggtATGTGCATGTTCAAGCTgaatgcccagatcttaaaagaAAAGTATCCAAGGGATTCAATAAAAACAAATCCTTCAGAAGATGGAGTAATGAAGACAATTCAGAACACGAAGAAATAGCAAATATGTATTTCATGACCATCTTGGAAAACAACATGAACAAATACTCTGGTTGTTGGACTGATGAAGATGCATCAGACGATGAATGCAAGGAAGATACTGAGAATTGCTTCATGACACTAGGTGAAAGAAGCGAGGTAAGATCCTATAACTATGATAGATGTAATGAAATACAGGATAGTCTTGACCTTACCTTGAAGGAGTCTCAAAGAATGTTGAATGAACTAAGGAGACTCAATAGGGAAAAGAAGGACTGGGAACTTAAGCTTGAAGTCTGTGAAATATAA
- the LOC104100636 gene encoding premnaspirodiene oxygenase-like, translating to MQFFNFISFVFFVSFLFLLRKWKNSHSQTKRLPPGPWKLPVLGSMFHLLGGPPHHVLGDLAKKYGPLMHLQLGEVSVVSVTSPEMAKEVLKTHDLAFASRPLLLAAKIVCYNGTDIVFSPYGDYWRQMRKICLLELLSAKNVRSFSSVRRDEVFHMIEYFRSSSGKPVNVSKRISLFTTSMTCRSAFGQEYKEQDEFARLVKKVSSLMEGFDVADIFPSLKFLHVLSGMKAKVMDAHHELDAILENIINEHKKIATGKNNNELGGEGLIDVLLRLMKEGGLQFPITNDNIKAIIFDMFGAGTETSSTTIDWAMVEMIKNPSVFAKAQAEVREAFREKETFDENDVEELKYLKLVIKETFRLHPPFPLLLPRESREETDINGYTIPFKTKLMVNVWAIGRDPKYWDDVESFKPERFEHNSMDFIGNNFEYLPFGSGRRMCPGISFGLANVYLPLAQLLYHFDWKLPTGINSSDLDMTESSGVTCARKSDLYLTATPYQPSQE from the exons ATGCAGTTCTTCAATTTCATTTCCTTTGTCTTTTTTGTGTCTTTCCTCTTTTTATTAAGAAAATGGAAGAACTCCCATAGCCAAACCAAAAGATTGCCTCCAGGTCCATGGAAATTACCTGTACTTGGAAGCATGTTTCATTTGCTAGGTGGACCTCCACATCATGTCCTTGGAGATTTAGCCAAAAAATATGGTCCACTTATGCACCTTCAACTAGGTGAAGTTTCTGTAGTTTCTGTTACTTCTCCTGAGATGGCAAAAGAAGTACTAAAAACTCATGACCTCGCTTTTGCATCTAGGCCGTTACTTTTGGCTGCCAAAATTGTCTGCTATAATGGGACGGACATTGTCTTTTCCCCCTATGGCGATTATTGGAGACAAATGCGTAAAATTTGTCTCTTGGAATTGCTCAGTGCCAAAAATGTTAGGTCATTCAGCTCAGTCAGACGAGATGAAGTTTTCCATATGATTGAATATTTTCGATCATCTTCTGGTAAGCCAGTTAATGTATCAAAAAGGATTTCTCTATTCACAACCTCTATGACATGTAGATCAGCCTTTGGACAAGAATACAAGGAGCAAGACGAATTCGCACGACTAGTAAAAAAAGTGTCAAGCTTAATGGAAGGGTTTGATGTTGCTGATATATTCCCTTCATTGAAGTTTCTTCATGTGCTCAGTGGAATGAAGGCTAAAGTTATGGATGCACACCATGAGTTAGATGCCATTCTTGAAAATATTATCAATGAGCACAAGAAAATTGCAACTGGAAAGAATAATAATGAATTAGGAGGTGAAGGATTAATTGACGTACTGCTAAGACTTATGAAAGAGGGAGGCCTTCAATTCCCAATCACCAACGACAACATCAAAGCTATTATTTTT GACATGTTTGGTGCGGGAACGGAAACTTCATCAACCACAATTGACTGGGCCATGGTCGAAATGATTAAGAATCCAAGTGTATTCGCTAAAGCTCAAGCAGAGGTAAGAGAAGCCTTCAGAGAGAAAGAAACTTTTGATGAAAATGATGTCGAGGAGTTGAAATACTTAAAATTGGTTATCAAAGAAACTTTCAGACTCCATCCTCCATTTCCCCTTTTGCTCCCAAGAGAATCTAGAGAAGAAACAGATATAAACGGCTACACTATTCCTTTTAAAACAAAACTTATGGTTAACGTTTGGGCTATTGGAAGAGATCCAAAATATTGGGATGACGTGGAAAGTTTTAAGCCAGAGAGATTTGAGCACAACTCTATGGATTTTATTGGTAATAATTTTGAATATCTTCCCTTTGGTAGTGGAAGGAGAATGTGCCCTGGGATATCATTTGGTTTGGCTAATGTTTATTTGCCACTAGCTCAATTGTTATATCATTTTGATTGGAAGCTCCCTACTGGAATCAATTCAAGTGACTTGGACATGACTGAGTCGTCAGGAGTAACTTGTGCTAGAAAGAGTGATTTATACTTGACTGCTACTCCATATCAACCTTCTCAAGAGTGA
- the LOC138891616 gene encoding uncharacterized protein yields MYTRFTTLTNELKPLGRVILEEDKDEKILTRVLPVSWESKITAIQESKNIATLNLDELIGHLTTYELKRQTMNMDVPKKERSLALRITEGSNLEDDEMAMITKDFKKYLMRGKTSSRNGGYNKPRVYEKQTNEGCYKCGKTDHRIKNCLQWEIEWKKERVERRNKKKEYVHPKKNKGSIKAMVASWGESVDEDSDDEDGDEQALMAI; encoded by the coding sequence atgtatacaaggttcaccacactaacaaatgaacttaagcctcttggaagggttattcttgaagaagacaaagatgagaagattttgacaagggttcttCCAGTCtcatgggagagcaaaatcactgctattcaggaatcaaagaatattgccactcttaatttggatgagctaattggacATCTCACTACCTATGAACTTAAAAGGCAAACCATGAAtatggatgtacccaagaaggaaagaAGCCTGGCACTCAGAATAACTGAAGGTTCTAATcttgaagatgatgaaatggctatgatcacaaaggacttcaagaagtacctaatgaGAGGAAAGACTTCTTCAAGAAATGGAGGCTACAACAAACCAAGGGTTTATGAAAAGCAAACCAACgagggctgctacaagtgtgggaagACTGATCACCGCATCAAAAACTGCCttcaatgggaaattgaatggaagaaggaaagagttgaacgaagaaacaaaaagaaggaatatgttcatcccaagaagaacaaaggatcaataAAGGCTATGGTTGCTTCTTGGGGAGAAAGCGTTGATGAggactcagatgatgaagatggagatgaacaagcacttatggcaattTGA